One window of Manihot esculenta cultivar AM560-2 chromosome 17, M.esculenta_v8, whole genome shotgun sequence genomic DNA carries:
- the LOC110604440 gene encoding uncharacterized protein LOC110604440 isoform X2, producing the protein MKAMETIQDLIEEAKVRLVWWGLCIFAVTYFLSHTSSSMWINLPISILLVSAFRILSNEVEFSWKSCRLTRPQSYLSHLEKKQLSVNDSRLSSAPLPQRWKRKIDSPVVEAAINDLIDKILKDFVIDLWYSEITPDKEAPELMRAVIMDAIGEISGRVKEINLVDLLTRDIIDLIGDHLDLFRRNQAAIGADVMGTLSTDERDERLKHHLLASKELHPALISPENEFKVLQRLTGGLLAVVLRPRESQCPLVRTIARELVTCLILQPVMGLASPLYINEIIEYVLLATKDGNLMEVSSNPYAGSVHNGGSSSGKYSSLNSEKTNIVDTEKKFQGTDMNLVKINDCKETLLDCHSNQQELLQPRHAGWARVLEAATQRRTEVLTPENLENMWSKGRNYKKKETKNLQSGAKGSVTNNKEPTRNSGKEILTNSIAISAGSKEKAIVWQTPQLSHDALSRVVNKDVKQFTQDHNVESSIERGHASDESDSNSNPSVNENKSRHKRSYSTSALKSQPVEEKPFTGDVRVSAISEFSSADYGRPSENLAVKKVSDVAISSAGPRIPNPKLKCRVMGAYFEKLGSKSFAVYSIAVTDAEKRTWFVKRRYRNFERLHRHLKDIPNYTLHLPPKRIFSSSTEDAFVHQRCIQLDKYLQNLLSIANVAEQHEVWDFLSVSSKNYSFGKSSSVMRTLAVNVDDAVDDILRQFKGASDGLMRKVVGLPPLPDETDSSIYSRNLSWHAGEINNPVARQDTSETVNSFSDSEESFYQGSQEASVEQANGWHSDNELNSKGSPPQVIKHDKDSFSAQMKHSPESKSEWVNQGGLHAVNSAAATSNHMEDPVGMPPEWTPPNVSVPLLNLVDKVFQLNRRGWLRRQVFWMSKQILQLIMEDAIDDWLLRQIHWLRREDIVAQGIRWVQDVLWPDGTFFTRIGVMQGAIHDAQFNMVPFEVSQVGGSKASKQSSFEEQLEASRRASDIKKILFDGAPAALVSLIGNKQYKRCARDIFYFTQSTICVKQLAYSILELLLISVFPELRDLVLDVHGKMHVTLA; encoded by the exons ATGAAGGCTATGGAGACGATTCAGGATCTGATCGAGGAGGCTAAGGTTCGGCTGGTTTGGTGGGGGCTCTGTATCTTTGCCGTCACTTACTTCTTATCTC ATACAAGTTCTTCAATGTGGATAAATCTACCTATATCAATTCTTTTGGTTTCTGCATTCCGCATTTTGTCAAATGAAGTGGAGTTCAGCTGGAAATCTTGTCGGTTGACCCGTCCACAATCTTATTTGTCTCATTTGGAGAAGAAACAACTTTCTGTTAATGATTCACGACTTTCTTCTGCACCTCTCCCTCAACGGTggaaaagaaaaattgattCTCCAGTTGTGGAGGCTGCAATCAACGATCTCATTGATAAAATTTTGAAGGATTTTGTAATAGATTTGTGGTATTCAGAAATTACGCCAGACAAGGAGGCACCTGAGTTAATGCGTGCTGTGATCATGGATGCTATTGGTGAAATATCAGGAAGGGTTAAGGAAATAAACCTTGTTGACCTGCTAACAAG GGATATAATTGATTTAATAGGGGATCACTTGGATCTTTTTAGACGAAATCAAGCTGCAATAGGTGCTGATGTAATGGGAACACTTTCTACTGATGAGAGAGATGAAAGGTTGAAGCACCATCTATTGGCTTCTAAGGAGCTTCATCCTGCACTAATATCTCCTGAGAATGAGTTCAAG GTTCTGCAGCGCCTAACTGGTGGACTTTTAGCTGTAGTGCTGAGACCTCGAGAGTCTCAATGCCCCCTGGTTCGGACTATTGCTCGAGAGCTTGTGACGTGCTTGATATTGCAGCCTGTTATGGGTCTTGCAAGCCCTTT GTATATCAATGAGATCATTGAATATGTTTTGCTTGCCACTAAAGATGGTAACCTAATGGAGGTAAGCAGTAATCCATATGCCGGATCCGTACATAATGGTGGTTCTTCCTCTGGAAAATATTCATCCTTAAATAGTGAAAAAACTAACATTGTTGATACTGAAAAGAAGTTTCAAGGGACTGACATGAATTTGGTTAAAATCAATGATTGTAAAGAAACACTGTTGGATTGCCACTCAAATCAGCAAGAGCTTTTGCAGCCACGTCATGCAGGGTGGGCACGTGTACTAGAGGCTGCAACCCAGAGAAGAACTGAAGTGCTTACGCCTGAAAATCTTGAAAACATGTGGTCAAAAGGACGgaattataaaaagaaagagaCCAAAAACCTTCAATCAGGGGCAAAGGGTTCAGTGACAAATAACAAAGAGCCTACCAGAAATTCAGGGAAGGAAATTTTAACAAATAGCATTGCGATTTCTGCTGGATCAAAGGAAAAAGCTATAGTGTGGCAAACACCTCAATTAAGTCATGATGCTTTATCAAGAGTTGTGAATAAAGATGTGAAACAGTTCACTCAGGATCACAATGTGGAGTCTTCTATAGAGAGAGGACATGCCAGTGATGAATCGGATAGCAATAGTAATCCCTCTgtgaatgaaaataaaagtagGCATAAAAGATCCTATAGCACTTCTGCTCTGAAATCCCAGCCTGTTGAAGAAAAGCCATTTACAGGAGATGTTAGAGTGTCTGCTATTTCAGAGTTCAGTAGCGCAGATTATGGTAGGCCTAGTGAAAATCTGGCTGTTAAGAAGGTCTCAGATGTAGCAATTAGCAGTGCTGGACCCCGTATTCCTAATCCTAAGTTGAAGTGCCGG GTTATGGGAGCATATTTTGAGAAACTCGGGTCCAAATCTTTTGCAGTTTATTCGATTGCAGTGACAGATGCTGAAAAGAGAACTTGGTTTGTGAAACGAAG ATACAGGAATTTTGAGAGATTGCATCGGCATCTTAAGGACATTCCTAATTACACAttacatttgcctcccaaaaggATATTCTCATCAAGCACAGAGGATGCCTTTGTTCATCAACGTTGCATACAGCTTGATAAATATTTGCAA AACCTTTTATCTATAGCTAATGTTGCCGAACAGCATGAAGTGTGGGATTTCCTAAGTGTTTCCTCCAAG AATTACTCCTTTGGGAAATCTTCATCAGTTATGAGAACTCTGGCAG TCAATGTGGATGATGCTGTGGATGATATTTTGCGCCAATTTAAAGGGGCTTCAGATGGCTTAATGCGCAAAGTTGTTGGTTTGCCTCCCCTCCCTGATGAAACTGATTCTTCAATCTACAGCAGGAATCTGTCATGGCATGCAGGTGAGATTAATAATCCTGTTGCAAGGCAGGACACATCAGAAACTGTGAACAGCTTTTCTGATAGTGAAGAGAGTTTCTATCAAGGAAGTCAGGAAGCATCCGTTGAGCAAGCTAATGGTTGGCATTCAGATAATGAATTAAATTCCAAGGGCTCTCCACCTCAAGTAATAAAACATGATAAGGATTCTTTCAGTGCACAGATGAAACACAGTCCAGAGTCAAAATCTGAGTGGGTTAATCAGGGTGGGCTTCATGCAGTGAATTCTGCAGCAGCAACTTCCAATCATATGGAGGATCCTGTTGGAATGCCACCTGAG TGGACTCCACCAAATGTAAGTGTACCTCTTCTAAATCTAGTTGATAAGGTATTCCAGCTCAATAGAAGAGGCTGGCTAAG AAGACAAGTCTTTTGGATGTCAAAGCAAATACTACAGTTGATAATGGAAGATGCTATTGATGATTGGCTCTTGAGGCAGATTCATTGGCTTCGTAGAGAGGACATCGTTGCTCAAGGGATTCGTTGGGTGCAAGAT GTTCTCTGGCCGGATGGGACATTCTTTACAAGAATCGGGGTTATGCAAGGCGCTATTCATGATGCACAATTCAATATGGTTCCTTTCGAGGTTAGCCAGGTGGGTGGAAGCAAGGCCTCTAAACAAAGTTCTTTTGAAGAGCAGCTTGAGGCTTCTCGTAGAGCAAGTGATATAAAAAAGATACTCTTTG ATGGAGCTCCGGCAGCCTTGGTTAGCTTGATTGGGAACAAGCAGTACAAACGGTGTGCAAGAGATATTTTCTATTTCACACAG TCTACTATATGTGTGAAGCAACTTGCGTATTCAATACTTGAACTATTACTCATATCAGTTTTCCCTGAGCTTCGAGATCTTGTGCTGGATGTTCATGGGAAGATGCATGTTACGCTTGCTTAG
- the LOC110604440 gene encoding uncharacterized protein LOC110604440 isoform X5, with protein MKAMETIQDLIEEAKVRLVWWGLCIFAVTYFLSHTSSSMWINLPISILLVSAFRILSNEVEFSWKSCRLTRPQSYLSHLEKKQLSVNDSRLSSAPLPQRWKRKIDSPVVEAAINDLIDKILKDFVIDLWYSEITPDKEAPELMRAVIMDAIGEISGRVKEINLVDLLTRDIIDLIGDHLDLFRRNQAAIGADVMGTLSTDERDERLKHHLLASKELHPALISPENEFKVLQRLTGGLLAVVLRPRESQCPLVRTIARELVTCLILQPVMGLASPLYINEIIEYVLLATKDGNLMEVSSNPYAGSVHNGGSSSGKYSSLNSEKTNIVDTEKKFQGTDMNLVKINDCKETLLDCHSNQQELLQPRHAGWARVLEAATQRRTEVLTPENLENMWSKGRNYKKKETKNLQSGAKGSVTNNKEPTRNSGKEILTNSIAISAGSKEKAIVWQTPQLSHDALSRVVNKDVKQFTQDHNVESSIERGHASDESDSNSNPSVNENKSRHKRSYSTSALKSQPVEEKPFTGDVRVSAISEFSSADYGRPSENLAVKKVSDVAISSAGPRIPNPKLKCRVMGAYFEKLGSKSFAVYSIAVTDAEKRTWFVKRSRYRNFERLHRHLKDIPNYTLHLPPKRIFSSSTEDAFVHQRCIQLDKYLQNLLSIANVAEQHEVWDFLSVSSKNYSFGKSSSVMRTLAVNVDDAVDDILRQFKGASDGLMRKVVGLPPLPDETDSSIYSRNLSWHAGEINNPVARQDTSETVNSFSDSEESFYQGSQEASVEQANGWHSDNELNSKGSPPQVIKHDKDSFSAQMKHSPESKSEWVNQGGLHAVNSAAATSNHMEDPVGMPPEVLWPDGTFFTRIGVMQGAIHDAQFNMVPFEVSQVGGSKASKQSSFEEQLEASRRASDIKKILFDGAPAALVSLIGNKQYKRCARDIFYFTQSTICVKQLAYSILELLLISVFPELRDLVLDVHGKMHVTLA; from the exons ATGAAGGCTATGGAGACGATTCAGGATCTGATCGAGGAGGCTAAGGTTCGGCTGGTTTGGTGGGGGCTCTGTATCTTTGCCGTCACTTACTTCTTATCTC ATACAAGTTCTTCAATGTGGATAAATCTACCTATATCAATTCTTTTGGTTTCTGCATTCCGCATTTTGTCAAATGAAGTGGAGTTCAGCTGGAAATCTTGTCGGTTGACCCGTCCACAATCTTATTTGTCTCATTTGGAGAAGAAACAACTTTCTGTTAATGATTCACGACTTTCTTCTGCACCTCTCCCTCAACGGTggaaaagaaaaattgattCTCCAGTTGTGGAGGCTGCAATCAACGATCTCATTGATAAAATTTTGAAGGATTTTGTAATAGATTTGTGGTATTCAGAAATTACGCCAGACAAGGAGGCACCTGAGTTAATGCGTGCTGTGATCATGGATGCTATTGGTGAAATATCAGGAAGGGTTAAGGAAATAAACCTTGTTGACCTGCTAACAAG GGATATAATTGATTTAATAGGGGATCACTTGGATCTTTTTAGACGAAATCAAGCTGCAATAGGTGCTGATGTAATGGGAACACTTTCTACTGATGAGAGAGATGAAAGGTTGAAGCACCATCTATTGGCTTCTAAGGAGCTTCATCCTGCACTAATATCTCCTGAGAATGAGTTCAAG GTTCTGCAGCGCCTAACTGGTGGACTTTTAGCTGTAGTGCTGAGACCTCGAGAGTCTCAATGCCCCCTGGTTCGGACTATTGCTCGAGAGCTTGTGACGTGCTTGATATTGCAGCCTGTTATGGGTCTTGCAAGCCCTTT GTATATCAATGAGATCATTGAATATGTTTTGCTTGCCACTAAAGATGGTAACCTAATGGAGGTAAGCAGTAATCCATATGCCGGATCCGTACATAATGGTGGTTCTTCCTCTGGAAAATATTCATCCTTAAATAGTGAAAAAACTAACATTGTTGATACTGAAAAGAAGTTTCAAGGGACTGACATGAATTTGGTTAAAATCAATGATTGTAAAGAAACACTGTTGGATTGCCACTCAAATCAGCAAGAGCTTTTGCAGCCACGTCATGCAGGGTGGGCACGTGTACTAGAGGCTGCAACCCAGAGAAGAACTGAAGTGCTTACGCCTGAAAATCTTGAAAACATGTGGTCAAAAGGACGgaattataaaaagaaagagaCCAAAAACCTTCAATCAGGGGCAAAGGGTTCAGTGACAAATAACAAAGAGCCTACCAGAAATTCAGGGAAGGAAATTTTAACAAATAGCATTGCGATTTCTGCTGGATCAAAGGAAAAAGCTATAGTGTGGCAAACACCTCAATTAAGTCATGATGCTTTATCAAGAGTTGTGAATAAAGATGTGAAACAGTTCACTCAGGATCACAATGTGGAGTCTTCTATAGAGAGAGGACATGCCAGTGATGAATCGGATAGCAATAGTAATCCCTCTgtgaatgaaaataaaagtagGCATAAAAGATCCTATAGCACTTCTGCTCTGAAATCCCAGCCTGTTGAAGAAAAGCCATTTACAGGAGATGTTAGAGTGTCTGCTATTTCAGAGTTCAGTAGCGCAGATTATGGTAGGCCTAGTGAAAATCTGGCTGTTAAGAAGGTCTCAGATGTAGCAATTAGCAGTGCTGGACCCCGTATTCCTAATCCTAAGTTGAAGTGCCGG GTTATGGGAGCATATTTTGAGAAACTCGGGTCCAAATCTTTTGCAGTTTATTCGATTGCAGTGACAGATGCTGAAAAGAGAACTTGGTTTGTGAAACGAAG CAGATACAGGAATTTTGAGAGATTGCATCGGCATCTTAAGGACATTCCTAATTACACAttacatttgcctcccaaaaggATATTCTCATCAAGCACAGAGGATGCCTTTGTTCATCAACGTTGCATACAGCTTGATAAATATTTGCAA AACCTTTTATCTATAGCTAATGTTGCCGAACAGCATGAAGTGTGGGATTTCCTAAGTGTTTCCTCCAAG AATTACTCCTTTGGGAAATCTTCATCAGTTATGAGAACTCTGGCAG TCAATGTGGATGATGCTGTGGATGATATTTTGCGCCAATTTAAAGGGGCTTCAGATGGCTTAATGCGCAAAGTTGTTGGTTTGCCTCCCCTCCCTGATGAAACTGATTCTTCAATCTACAGCAGGAATCTGTCATGGCATGCAGGTGAGATTAATAATCCTGTTGCAAGGCAGGACACATCAGAAACTGTGAACAGCTTTTCTGATAGTGAAGAGAGTTTCTATCAAGGAAGTCAGGAAGCATCCGTTGAGCAAGCTAATGGTTGGCATTCAGATAATGAATTAAATTCCAAGGGCTCTCCACCTCAAGTAATAAAACATGATAAGGATTCTTTCAGTGCACAGATGAAACACAGTCCAGAGTCAAAATCTGAGTGGGTTAATCAGGGTGGGCTTCATGCAGTGAATTCTGCAGCAGCAACTTCCAATCATATGGAGGATCCTGTTGGAATGCCACCTGAG GTTCTCTGGCCGGATGGGACATTCTTTACAAGAATCGGGGTTATGCAAGGCGCTATTCATGATGCACAATTCAATATGGTTCCTTTCGAGGTTAGCCAGGTGGGTGGAAGCAAGGCCTCTAAACAAAGTTCTTTTGAAGAGCAGCTTGAGGCTTCTCGTAGAGCAAGTGATATAAAAAAGATACTCTTTG ATGGAGCTCCGGCAGCCTTGGTTAGCTTGATTGGGAACAAGCAGTACAAACGGTGTGCAAGAGATATTTTCTATTTCACACAG TCTACTATATGTGTGAAGCAACTTGCGTATTCAATACTTGAACTATTACTCATATCAGTTTTCCCTGAGCTTCGAGATCTTGTGCTGGATGTTCATGGGAAGATGCATGTTACGCTTGCTTAG
- the LOC110604440 gene encoding uncharacterized protein LOC110604440 isoform X3: MWINLPISILLVSAFRILSNEVEFSWKSCRLTRPQSYLSHLEKKQLSVNDSRLSSAPLPQRWKRKIDSPVVEAAINDLIDKILKDFVIDLWYSEITPDKEAPELMRAVIMDAIGEISGRVKEINLVDLLTRDIIDLIGDHLDLFRRNQAAIGADVMGTLSTDERDERLKHHLLASKELHPALISPENEFKVLQRLTGGLLAVVLRPRESQCPLVRTIARELVTCLILQPVMGLASPLYINEIIEYVLLATKDGNLMEVSSNPYAGSVHNGGSSSGKYSSLNSEKTNIVDTEKKFQGTDMNLVKINDCKETLLDCHSNQQELLQPRHAGWARVLEAATQRRTEVLTPENLENMWSKGRNYKKKETKNLQSGAKGSVTNNKEPTRNSGKEILTNSIAISAGSKEKAIVWQTPQLSHDALSRVVNKDVKQFTQDHNVESSIERGHASDESDSNSNPSVNENKSRHKRSYSTSALKSQPVEEKPFTGDVRVSAISEFSSADYGRPSENLAVKKVSDVAISSAGPRIPNPKLKCRVMGAYFEKLGSKSFAVYSIAVTDAEKRTWFVKRSRYRNFERLHRHLKDIPNYTLHLPPKRIFSSSTEDAFVHQRCIQLDKYLQNLLSIANVAEQHEVWDFLSVSSKNYSFGKSSSVMRTLAVNVDDAVDDILRQFKGASDGLMRKVVGLPPLPDETDSSIYSRNLSWHAGEINNPVARQDTSETVNSFSDSEESFYQGSQEASVEQANGWHSDNELNSKGSPPQVIKHDKDSFSAQMKHSPESKSEWVNQGGLHAVNSAAATSNHMEDPVGMPPEWTPPNVSVPLLNLVDKVFQLNRRGWLRRQVFWMSKQILQLIMEDAIDDWLLRQIHWLRREDIVAQGIRWVQDVLWPDGTFFTRIGVMQGAIHDAQFNMVPFEVSQVGGSKASKQSSFEEQLEASRRASDIKKILFDGAPAALVSLIGNKQYKRCARDIFYFTQSTICVKQLAYSILELLLISVFPELRDLVLDVHGKMHVTLA, translated from the exons ATGTGGATAAATCTACCTATATCAATTCTTTTGGTTTCTGCATTCCGCATTTTGTCAAATGAAGTGGAGTTCAGCTGGAAATCTTGTCGGTTGACCCGTCCACAATCTTATTTGTCTCATTTGGAGAAGAAACAACTTTCTGTTAATGATTCACGACTTTCTTCTGCACCTCTCCCTCAACGGTggaaaagaaaaattgattCTCCAGTTGTGGAGGCTGCAATCAACGATCTCATTGATAAAATTTTGAAGGATTTTGTAATAGATTTGTGGTATTCAGAAATTACGCCAGACAAGGAGGCACCTGAGTTAATGCGTGCTGTGATCATGGATGCTATTGGTGAAATATCAGGAAGGGTTAAGGAAATAAACCTTGTTGACCTGCTAACAAG GGATATAATTGATTTAATAGGGGATCACTTGGATCTTTTTAGACGAAATCAAGCTGCAATAGGTGCTGATGTAATGGGAACACTTTCTACTGATGAGAGAGATGAAAGGTTGAAGCACCATCTATTGGCTTCTAAGGAGCTTCATCCTGCACTAATATCTCCTGAGAATGAGTTCAAG GTTCTGCAGCGCCTAACTGGTGGACTTTTAGCTGTAGTGCTGAGACCTCGAGAGTCTCAATGCCCCCTGGTTCGGACTATTGCTCGAGAGCTTGTGACGTGCTTGATATTGCAGCCTGTTATGGGTCTTGCAAGCCCTTT GTATATCAATGAGATCATTGAATATGTTTTGCTTGCCACTAAAGATGGTAACCTAATGGAGGTAAGCAGTAATCCATATGCCGGATCCGTACATAATGGTGGTTCTTCCTCTGGAAAATATTCATCCTTAAATAGTGAAAAAACTAACATTGTTGATACTGAAAAGAAGTTTCAAGGGACTGACATGAATTTGGTTAAAATCAATGATTGTAAAGAAACACTGTTGGATTGCCACTCAAATCAGCAAGAGCTTTTGCAGCCACGTCATGCAGGGTGGGCACGTGTACTAGAGGCTGCAACCCAGAGAAGAACTGAAGTGCTTACGCCTGAAAATCTTGAAAACATGTGGTCAAAAGGACGgaattataaaaagaaagagaCCAAAAACCTTCAATCAGGGGCAAAGGGTTCAGTGACAAATAACAAAGAGCCTACCAGAAATTCAGGGAAGGAAATTTTAACAAATAGCATTGCGATTTCTGCTGGATCAAAGGAAAAAGCTATAGTGTGGCAAACACCTCAATTAAGTCATGATGCTTTATCAAGAGTTGTGAATAAAGATGTGAAACAGTTCACTCAGGATCACAATGTGGAGTCTTCTATAGAGAGAGGACATGCCAGTGATGAATCGGATAGCAATAGTAATCCCTCTgtgaatgaaaataaaagtagGCATAAAAGATCCTATAGCACTTCTGCTCTGAAATCCCAGCCTGTTGAAGAAAAGCCATTTACAGGAGATGTTAGAGTGTCTGCTATTTCAGAGTTCAGTAGCGCAGATTATGGTAGGCCTAGTGAAAATCTGGCTGTTAAGAAGGTCTCAGATGTAGCAATTAGCAGTGCTGGACCCCGTATTCCTAATCCTAAGTTGAAGTGCCGG GTTATGGGAGCATATTTTGAGAAACTCGGGTCCAAATCTTTTGCAGTTTATTCGATTGCAGTGACAGATGCTGAAAAGAGAACTTGGTTTGTGAAACGAAG CAGATACAGGAATTTTGAGAGATTGCATCGGCATCTTAAGGACATTCCTAATTACACAttacatttgcctcccaaaaggATATTCTCATCAAGCACAGAGGATGCCTTTGTTCATCAACGTTGCATACAGCTTGATAAATATTTGCAA AACCTTTTATCTATAGCTAATGTTGCCGAACAGCATGAAGTGTGGGATTTCCTAAGTGTTTCCTCCAAG AATTACTCCTTTGGGAAATCTTCATCAGTTATGAGAACTCTGGCAG TCAATGTGGATGATGCTGTGGATGATATTTTGCGCCAATTTAAAGGGGCTTCAGATGGCTTAATGCGCAAAGTTGTTGGTTTGCCTCCCCTCCCTGATGAAACTGATTCTTCAATCTACAGCAGGAATCTGTCATGGCATGCAGGTGAGATTAATAATCCTGTTGCAAGGCAGGACACATCAGAAACTGTGAACAGCTTTTCTGATAGTGAAGAGAGTTTCTATCAAGGAAGTCAGGAAGCATCCGTTGAGCAAGCTAATGGTTGGCATTCAGATAATGAATTAAATTCCAAGGGCTCTCCACCTCAAGTAATAAAACATGATAAGGATTCTTTCAGTGCACAGATGAAACACAGTCCAGAGTCAAAATCTGAGTGGGTTAATCAGGGTGGGCTTCATGCAGTGAATTCTGCAGCAGCAACTTCCAATCATATGGAGGATCCTGTTGGAATGCCACCTGAG TGGACTCCACCAAATGTAAGTGTACCTCTTCTAAATCTAGTTGATAAGGTATTCCAGCTCAATAGAAGAGGCTGGCTAAG AAGACAAGTCTTTTGGATGTCAAAGCAAATACTACAGTTGATAATGGAAGATGCTATTGATGATTGGCTCTTGAGGCAGATTCATTGGCTTCGTAGAGAGGACATCGTTGCTCAAGGGATTCGTTGGGTGCAAGAT GTTCTCTGGCCGGATGGGACATTCTTTACAAGAATCGGGGTTATGCAAGGCGCTATTCATGATGCACAATTCAATATGGTTCCTTTCGAGGTTAGCCAGGTGGGTGGAAGCAAGGCCTCTAAACAAAGTTCTTTTGAAGAGCAGCTTGAGGCTTCTCGTAGAGCAAGTGATATAAAAAAGATACTCTTTG ATGGAGCTCCGGCAGCCTTGGTTAGCTTGATTGGGAACAAGCAGTACAAACGGTGTGCAAGAGATATTTTCTATTTCACACAG TCTACTATATGTGTGAAGCAACTTGCGTATTCAATACTTGAACTATTACTCATATCAGTTTTCCCTGAGCTTCGAGATCTTGTGCTGGATGTTCATGGGAAGATGCATGTTACGCTTGCTTAG